A genomic stretch from Ureibacillus composti includes:
- a CDS encoding zinc-binding alcohol dehydrogenase family protein, which translates to MNTMKAVGLTRYLPIDNPQSLVDVVVEKPKATGRDILVKVAAISVNPVDTKVRAPKERVEEVPKILGWDVAGVVEETGPDCSLFRPGDEVFYAGSIARQGGNSEYHLVDERIVGRKPVSLSFVEAAALPLTSITAWEALFTRMSISQDPGLNKGKALLIIGAAGGVGSIATQLAKLAGLTVIGTASRSETVSWVKSMGADYTINHHDPLLPQLQAIGFTNVPYIFCLNALEKHWAGISEAISPQGVVCAIDDPTSPLDLKLLKQKSVTFVWEFMFTRSVYETDDMIEQHLLLNRIANAVDHQKLKTTLAEVLGPISAENLRQAHKFLESNRTIGKIGLEGFV; encoded by the coding sequence ATGAATACAATGAAGGCGGTAGGATTAACTCGTTACCTTCCAATTGACAATCCCCAAAGCCTGGTGGACGTAGTTGTTGAAAAACCAAAAGCAACGGGTCGTGACATTTTGGTTAAAGTTGCGGCCATATCGGTCAATCCTGTTGATACAAAGGTACGAGCTCCTAAAGAAAGAGTTGAGGAAGTTCCTAAAATTCTAGGTTGGGATGTAGCAGGAGTCGTTGAAGAGACAGGACCGGACTGTTCATTGTTTCGTCCGGGAGATGAAGTTTTTTATGCTGGCAGTATTGCACGACAAGGTGGAAACAGTGAATACCATCTGGTCGATGAACGAATCGTTGGGCGCAAACCTGTTTCCTTAAGTTTTGTGGAAGCCGCAGCTCTTCCCCTAACCTCCATTACAGCTTGGGAAGCGTTATTTACCCGAATGTCTATTTCCCAAGATCCGGGCCTTAACAAAGGAAAGGCTCTGCTGATCATTGGTGCAGCCGGGGGTGTAGGTTCCATTGCCACTCAGCTTGCAAAACTAGCGGGGCTTACTGTAATCGGGACTGCTTCCCGATCGGAAACTGTTAGCTGGGTTAAATCAATGGGCGCAGACTATACCATTAATCACCATGACCCGCTCCTTCCACAACTTCAAGCAATTGGATTTACAAACGTTCCGTACATTTTTTGCCTGAATGCTTTGGAAAAACACTGGGCCGGTATTAGCGAAGCTATTTCCCCACAAGGAGTTGTGTGCGCAATTGACGATCCAACCTCTCCGCTGGACCTCAAATTGCTTAAGCAAAAAAGCGTCACCTTCGTGTGGGAGTTTATGTTTACTCGCTCTGTTTACGAAACAGATGATATGATTGAGCAGCATCTATTGCTTAATCGTATTGCTAATGCTGTGGACCATCAAAAATTAAAGACAACACTGGCCGAAGTCCTTGGACCGATCTCAGCAGAAAATCTCCGTCAAGCCCACAAATTTTTGGAGAGCAATAGGACGATTGGTAAAATTGGACTAGAAGGGTTTGTTTAA
- the rlmH gene encoding 23S rRNA (pseudouridine(1915)-N(3))-methyltransferase RlmH, producing MNITIISVGKLKEKYLKMGIDEYVKRLGSYAKVDLVEVADEKAPEQLSEAEMDIVKRKEGERILAKINDGMYVIALAIDGKMKASEELAASIESLMTYGTSKIAFVIGGSLGLHEDVLKRAEEKLSFGKMTLPHQLMKLVLVEQIYRSFRIIKGEPYHK from the coding sequence TTGAATATAACGATCATTTCAGTAGGAAAGTTAAAGGAAAAATATTTAAAAATGGGGATTGATGAGTATGTTAAGCGGCTCGGAAGTTATGCAAAAGTAGACCTCGTCGAAGTTGCAGATGAAAAGGCACCAGAGCAATTGAGTGAAGCGGAGATGGACATAGTTAAGCGTAAAGAGGGTGAACGTATATTAGCTAAAATTAATGATGGAATGTATGTAATTGCTCTTGCAATTGATGGGAAAATGAAAGCATCAGAGGAGCTGGCAGCAAGCATTGAATCACTAATGACATATGGTACAAGTAAAATTGCCTTTGTTATTGGTGGATCTCTAGGTCTTCATGAAGATGTCCTTAAACGCGCGGAAGAAAAACTAAGCTTCGGAAAGATGACATTACCCCACCAATTAATGAAGCTTGTTCTAGTTGAACAAATCTATCGGAGTTTTAGAATTATTAAAGGAGAACCGTATCATAAGTAA
- a CDS encoding CxxH/CxxC protein encodes MEKYSCETHINHALDMFVVETKEFPIMDKLKEEEKLSTKCSYCEEPAEYIVSTK; translated from the coding sequence ATGGAAAAGTATAGCTGCGAAACTCATATAAATCACGCATTAGACATGTTTGTTGTAGAGACAAAGGAGTTTCCAATAATGGATAAACTGAAAGAGGAAGAAAAGTTATCCACAAAGTGTTCTTATTGTGAAGAGCCTGCCGAATATATTGTATCGACAAAATAA
- a CDS encoding trypsin-like peptidase domain-containing protein: MSYYNDDEQNKYNSQSDDQNSPISPLQERLKREEEEENKRRTKKSSGGNKAGYFMSGVAGVIVGALLVWLLLPSMVNQLPGGTNNNANENEPATTIDQTATEVTTDITKAVGDVSDAVVGITNIQEVSDFWTRQSSTQEAGSGSGVIYKIEGDTAFVVTNNHVVEGAKQLEVTLNDGTKKEAKLVGSDIWTDLAVVAIDSENIKTVAKFGNSDVLKQGETVIAIGNPLGLEFYGSVTTGVISGKDRSVPVDLNSDGTEDWQTEVLQTDAAINPGNSGGALINIAGELVGINSMKIAESSVEGLGFSIPINSVIPIIEEIEANGEVIRPQMGISLLDLTDVPAFYQQQTLKLPKEVTTGVVVNEVVNGSAADSAGVEQYDVIVEMDGKKIENSIDLRKHLYNEKEIGDKMNIKVYRQGKIVEIELTLTDHTTL; this comes from the coding sequence ATGAGTTATTATAATGATGATGAACAGAATAAATACAATTCACAATCAGATGATCAAAATAGTCCAATCTCTCCTTTACAAGAAAGGTTAAAGCGAGAAGAAGAAGAAGAAAATAAAAGACGCACTAAAAAATCGAGTGGAGGTAATAAAGCCGGTTATTTTATGAGTGGGGTAGCAGGTGTAATTGTGGGGGCACTTTTAGTATGGTTGTTGCTCCCTTCTATGGTAAACCAGCTTCCAGGTGGAACAAATAATAATGCAAATGAAAATGAACCAGCTACAACAATAGATCAAACTGCTACAGAAGTAACAACTGATATAACAAAAGCTGTAGGCGACGTATCAGATGCAGTAGTTGGTATCACAAACATTCAAGAGGTATCCGATTTTTGGACAAGACAATCTTCAACACAAGAAGCAGGTAGTGGATCAGGTGTTATATATAAAATAGAAGGTGACACGGCATTTGTTGTAACAAACAACCATGTTGTAGAAGGCGCGAAACAACTTGAAGTAACGCTAAACGATGGGACAAAAAAAGAGGCAAAACTGGTAGGTAGTGATATTTGGACAGACTTAGCAGTTGTAGCTATTGATAGTGAAAATATTAAAACTGTAGCGAAGTTTGGGAACTCAGACGTATTAAAACAAGGTGAAACAGTTATTGCTATAGGGAACCCACTTGGACTAGAGTTTTACGGTTCCGTTACGACAGGTGTTATTTCCGGTAAAGATCGTTCCGTACCAGTTGATTTAAATTCTGATGGTACAGAAGATTGGCAAACAGAAGTATTACAAACAGATGCTGCAATAAACCCAGGGAATAGTGGGGGTGCTTTAATTAATATTGCAGGGGAATTAGTTGGTATTAACTCAATGAAGATTGCGGAATCATCTGTTGAGGGATTAGGTTTCTCTATTCCAATTAATTCAGTTATTCCAATAATTGAAGAGATTGAAGCAAATGGTGAAGTAATAAGACCACAAATGGGGATTTCACTATTAGATTTAACAGATGTGCCTGCATTCTATCAACAACAAACATTAAAACTTCCTAAAGAAGTAACTACAGGTGTTGTGGTTAATGAAGTGGTAAACGGATCAGCTGCTGACAGTGCAGGTGTTGAACAATATGATGTTATTGTAGAAATGGATGGCAAAAAAATTGAAAACTCAATTGACTTGCGTAAACATTTGTATAATGAAAAAGAGATTGGCGACAAAATGAACATTAAAGTTTATCGCCAAGGTAAAATTGTAGAAATAGAGCTAACATTAACTGATCATACAACATTATAA
- a CDS encoding MBL fold metallo-hydrolase — MRFSVLASGSSGNAIYVENDEHAFLVDVGLSGKKMEQLFAKIDRDMKKLSGILVTHEHSDHIKGLGVVARKYKVPIYANEKTWKAMDGHIGNIPEDQRFLFNMETVQSFGSIDIQSFAVSHDAADPMFYAFHENNRKLVLITDTGYVSDRMKGHIRGADSYVFESNHDIGMLQMGRYPWSIKRRILSDVGHVSNEDAAVAMSEVVFEKPTQIYLSHLSKDNNMKDLARMTVEQTLQSCGIIAGEFVHLHDTDAEEPTMLVPV, encoded by the coding sequence ATGCGATTTAGTGTTTTAGCAAGTGGCAGTTCGGGAAATGCCATATATGTAGAAAATGACGAGCATGCCTTTTTAGTCGACGTTGGATTAAGTGGTAAGAAAATGGAGCAACTTTTTGCTAAAATTGATCGCGATATGAAAAAGTTATCTGGAATTTTAGTTACACATGAACATAGTGACCACATAAAAGGACTAGGCGTCGTTGCTCGAAAATACAAAGTACCAATTTATGCAAATGAAAAAACGTGGAAAGCAATGGACGGTCATATAGGAAATATCCCAGAAGACCAACGTTTTTTGTTTAATATGGAAACAGTTCAATCGTTTGGTTCAATAGATATTCAATCTTTTGCTGTTTCTCATGATGCTGCAGACCCAATGTTTTATGCTTTCCATGAAAATAACCGCAAACTTGTATTAATTACTGATACTGGTTATGTAAGTGACCGAATGAAGGGACATATCCGTGGTGCTGATTCTTACGTTTTTGAAAGTAACCATGACATAGGTATGCTCCAAATGGGACGGTACCCATGGTCGATAAAGCGCCGCATTTTAAGTGATGTCGGCCATGTTTCAAATGAGGACGCGGCGGTTGCGATGAGTGAAGTGGTGTTTGAAAAGCCAACTCAAATCTATTTATCGCATTTAAGTAAAGATAATAATATGAAAGATTTAGCTAGAATGACAGTTGAACAAACATTACAATCCTGTGGCATCATTGCTGGTGAATTTGTTCATCTACATGATACGGATGCAGAAGAACCGACGATGCTTGTACCAGTTTAA
- the yycI gene encoding two-component system regulatory protein YycI encodes MDWSRSKSIFIFVFLILDLFLYSLYLNRHTEAEKVEILGEETIEAKLRNDNITYVALPNNIDTAAYLSGKVKNFEEASLPPNRNQKVKVENENKLVVTLDKPVKLRNLDDEASYKEFLQSNVSEGASYVLWEIDHEKRVATFFQRINERTIYYNINGIVTIYWNEQGEVYLYEQTMLEGLEENEKKENLLSPLQVIQTLYAKQLLKPNSRITQMKLGYSTLVQLTQTQVFVPTWDIRVETEDDNQEEYFVDAVEGKVIDVNLDMVNVEEIEEVENRE; translated from the coding sequence ATGGATTGGAGTAGATCGAAATCTATCTTCATCTTCGTGTTTCTCATTTTGGATTTATTTCTATATTCTCTTTACCTAAATCGGCATACTGAAGCGGAGAAGGTAGAAATATTAGGTGAAGAAACAATTGAAGCAAAGTTAAGAAATGATAATATTACTTATGTAGCTTTACCAAATAATATAGACACTGCAGCTTATTTATCTGGAAAAGTTAAAAACTTTGAAGAAGCAAGTCTACCACCAAATCGTAATCAAAAGGTTAAGGTTGAAAATGAAAATAAGCTTGTTGTGACATTGGATAAACCGGTAAAGCTTCGCAATTTAGATGACGAGGCAAGTTATAAAGAGTTTTTACAGTCTAATGTTTCCGAGGGGGCATCCTACGTTTTATGGGAAATTGACCATGAAAAAAGGGTTGCAACATTCTTTCAACGTATAAATGAACGTACAATTTACTACAACATTAACGGCATTGTAACAATTTATTGGAATGAGCAAGGTGAAGTATATCTGTACGAACAAACGATGTTAGAAGGGTTAGAAGAGAATGAGAAAAAAGAAAATCTGTTATCTCCTCTACAAGTAATTCAAACATTATATGCAAAACAATTGTTAAAACCAAACTCACGTATTACTCAAATGAAGTTAGGCTATTCAACACTTGTACAATTAACACAAACCCAAGTATTTGTACCAACATGGGATATACGTGTTGAAACCGAAGATGACAATCAAGAGGAATACTTCGTGGATGCTGTTGAAGGAAAAGTTATTGATGTAAATTTAGATATGGTGAATGTCGAAGAAATTGAAGAAGTAGAAAATAGGGAGTAG
- the yycH gene encoding two-component system activity regulator YycH: MKHLEQIKSIVLFLLVVLSLILTFTIWSYTPNYQYIDETQVDRVTVGDQKKINDIIKPYRIVLREDGFWRGTVSTSSINKMMTSLSSWNASKLEFLQSNLTDGKINDMVRTNNRMTLFFSGEVPIKTFQSILHFEQDDLPNMTFDHLVIDWSKLDARNTLQLFFVSEKNRTLYSTTITISPNYFYSNIASATENSVAYNEIFRENELSLYVSGIDEKFTQFTYYIDDISPELFKEALFTDPSIAKKSVDSSDSEKYTDARSIMTVDKKNKTIHYVYPKTESFLEIPNSNLLYDSFDFVNDHGGFTGDYRYSYVNVGRHITEYQLFMEGLPVFSSVTSTRISTTWGENQIFSYRRPYYLLDMDISEKKKVQLPSGLEMIELIKGSDIKMSSIDEILVGYYLVKNENELLHTLEPSWFINQNGSWTRVTPELLGGVEDGLE; encoded by the coding sequence GTGAAGCATCTTGAACAAATAAAATCTATTGTTCTTTTCCTCCTAGTGGTGCTTAGTCTTATTTTAACGTTCACTATTTGGAGCTACACACCAAACTATCAATATATTGATGAGACACAAGTCGATCGAGTAACGGTAGGTGATCAAAAAAAAATCAATGATATTATCAAACCATATCGAATTGTTCTTAGGGAAGATGGTTTTTGGAGGGGGACAGTATCCACTTCATCAATTAATAAGATGATGACTAGCCTTTCGAGCTGGAATGCATCCAAACTAGAATTTTTACAAAGTAATCTTACTGATGGAAAAATCAATGATATGGTTCGTACAAATAACCGTATGACTCTCTTCTTTTCGGGGGAGGTCCCAATTAAAACTTTTCAGTCAATCTTACATTTTGAACAAGATGATTTACCAAATATGACGTTCGATCATTTAGTCATCGATTGGAGTAAGCTTGATGCACGCAATACATTACAATTGTTTTTCGTTAGTGAAAAAAATCGGACACTTTACAGCACGACAATTACAATAAGCCCTAATTATTTCTACTCAAATATTGCAAGTGCAACTGAAAATAGCGTAGCATACAATGAGATTTTCCGTGAAAATGAATTATCTTTATATGTGTCTGGGATTGATGAAAAATTTACACAGTTTACTTACTATATAGATGATATTTCACCAGAGCTTTTTAAGGAGGCACTTTTTACTGATCCAAGTATTGCAAAGAAAAGTGTTGATAGTTCTGACTCAGAAAAATATACAGACGCCCGGTCAATCATGACTGTCGATAAAAAGAATAAAACCATTCATTATGTATATCCAAAAACAGAAAGCTTCCTTGAAATTCCTAACTCAAACTTGCTTTATGATAGTTTTGATTTTGTGAATGACCACGGAGGGTTCACAGGTGACTACCGCTACAGTTATGTTAATGTAGGACGACATATAACAGAATATCAATTGTTTATGGAAGGTCTACCGGTATTTAGCTCAGTTACTTCTACACGTATTTCAACTACGTGGGGGGAAAATCAAATCTTTAGTTACCGCCGTCCATATTATTTATTAGATATGGATATTTCAGAAAAAAAGAAAGTCCAATTACCATCCGGGCTAGAAATGATTGAGTTAATTAAAGGGTCTGATATAAAGATGTCCTCAATTGATGAGATTTTAGTAGGATATTATTTAGTTAAAAATGAAAATGAACTTCTTCATACGTTAGAACCAAGCTGGTTTATTAATCAAAATGGAAGTTGGACTCGTGTTACGCCGGAGTTACTAGGAGGGGTGGAAGATGGATTGGAGTAG
- the walK gene encoding cell wall metabolism sensor histidine kinase WalK yields the protein MRKVSFFKSIHVKLVLIYVLLIIIALQIIGLYFSNQLEDNLKENFQQSIFERIDLVQYSIREEMLKDHDDAPLSLEQSLTMILREFSTGDVNEIRVVDNRNKVLATSEIESKSIVGQRSNDDVAPKSISTETYSDKIALDTETRKRVWILATPIFNTVGPNGDVIGAIYIESNIEKVFEQMSEINRIFAGGTAISLAITIILGILIARTITRPILDMRRQAQAMARGNFSRKVRVYGNDEIGQLAISFNHLTNRLQEATSTTEAERRKLTSVLSNMTDGVIATDRKGKIILINEPALSLLNVLREETLNRPIASVLGLDKEYSFEDLINMKDPINLDFSTPDINFILRASFSVIQKETGFVNGLITVLHDITEQQKIEMERREFVANVSHELRTPLTTMRSYLEALSDGAWRDENIAPSFLNVTQTETERMIRLVNDLLNLSKMDSRDYKLNKELVEFNMFFNRIIDRFEMSKSQNVQFIRYIPETTYFVDIDTDKLTQVIDNIISNALKYSPDGGNIRFGFTVQENMLKVMVSDDGMGIPKENLSRIFDRFYRVDRARSRAMGGTGLGLAIAKEMIAAHGGKIWAESELGEGTTIFFTLPFELDELDEVGDWE from the coding sequence ATGCGTAAAGTAAGTTTTTTTAAATCCATTCATGTAAAACTTGTTTTAATATATGTACTTTTAATTATTATTGCTTTACAAATTATTGGGCTCTATTTTTCAAATCAATTAGAAGACAATTTAAAGGAAAACTTCCAACAATCCATTTTTGAACGAATCGATTTAGTTCAATATAGTATTCGGGAAGAGATGTTAAAGGACCACGATGATGCCCCTCTTTCATTAGAGCAAAGCTTGACGATGATTTTACGTGAATTCTCTACAGGAGATGTAAATGAAATCCGTGTAGTTGATAATCGTAATAAAGTGTTAGCAACATCTGAGATTGAAAGTAAGTCCATTGTTGGCCAACGTTCAAATGATGATGTCGCACCGAAATCCATATCAACGGAAACATATTCAGATAAAATTGCACTTGATACAGAGACTCGAAAACGCGTTTGGATTTTGGCCACTCCAATTTTTAACACAGTTGGACCGAATGGTGATGTAATTGGTGCTATTTATATTGAGTCGAACATCGAAAAAGTATTTGAACAAATGAGTGAGATTAACCGGATATTTGCTGGTGGAACAGCTATTTCCCTTGCTATTACTATTATTTTGGGTATCTTGATTGCAAGAACAATAACAAGACCTATTTTAGATATGCGTAGACAGGCACAAGCAATGGCGAGGGGGAACTTTTCACGTAAGGTTCGGGTGTACGGTAATGATGAAATCGGTCAGCTAGCGATTTCCTTTAATCATTTAACCAACCGATTACAGGAAGCAACTTCTACAACAGAAGCAGAGCGACGTAAGCTTACTTCGGTATTAAGTAATATGACAGATGGGGTTATTGCAACTGATCGGAAAGGTAAAATTATTTTAATTAATGAACCTGCGTTAAGTTTATTGAATGTTTTACGTGAAGAGACGTTAAATCGTCCTATTGCATCTGTTTTAGGTCTTGATAAAGAATATAGTTTTGAAGACCTTATTAATATGAAGGACCCGATTAATCTAGATTTCAGTACACCGGATATAAACTTCATCTTACGTGCAAGTTTTTCAGTGATTCAAAAGGAAACAGGTTTTGTTAATGGGCTAATCACTGTATTACATGATATTACGGAGCAACAAAAGATCGAAATGGAACGCCGTGAGTTCGTAGCCAACGTATCGCATGAATTAAGAACACCTCTTACGACGATGCGAAGTTATTTAGAGGCATTATCAGACGGCGCTTGGAGAGATGAAAATATTGCCCCTTCATTTTTAAATGTGACCCAAACAGAAACAGAACGAATGATTCGTCTTGTTAATGATTTATTAAACTTGTCTAAAATGGATAGTCGAGATTATAAGTTAAATAAGGAACTTGTTGAGTTTAATATGTTCTTCAATCGCATCATTGATCGTTTTGAAATGTCAAAATCCCAAAATGTTCAATTCATTCGTTATATACCAGAAACAACCTATTTTGTTGATATTGATACTGATAAGCTTACACAAGTAATTGATAATATCATTTCAAATGCACTAAAATATTCGCCAGATGGTGGAAATATTCGATTTGGGTTTACCGTACAAGAAAATATGTTAAAAGTGATGGTCTCAGATGATGGAATGGGTATTCCAAAAGAGAATTTAAGTCGTATTTTTGATCGTTTTTATCGAGTAGATCGAGCCCGGTCCCGTGCTATGGGAGGAACTGGTTTAGGCTTAGCTATTGCAAAGGAAATGATTGCAGCACATGGTGGTAAAATATGGGCTGAAAGTGAGTTAGGTGAAGGGACAACCATTTTCTTCACATTACCATTTGAATTGGATGAATTAGATGAGGTGGGTGATTGGGAGTGA
- the yycF gene encoding response regulator YycF, whose protein sequence is MNKTILVVDDEKPIADILQFNLVKEGYQVICAYDGDEALEKIEEQQPDLMLLDIMLPKRDGMEVCREVRKKYDFPIIMLTAKGSEIDKVLGLEMGADDYVTKPFSTRELIARVKANMRRLQVSNQAEEVKEESNDIVVGSLTIQPDAYLVLKRGETIELTHREFELLHYLAKHIGQVMTREHLLQTVWGYDYFGDVRTVDVTIRRLREKIEDNPSHPNWIVTRRGVGYYLRNPEQE, encoded by the coding sequence ATGAATAAAACAATATTAGTAGTTGATGATGAGAAACCGATTGCAGACATTTTGCAATTTAATCTAGTAAAAGAAGGATACCAAGTCATTTGTGCGTATGACGGTGATGAAGCATTAGAGAAAATAGAAGAACAGCAACCAGATCTAATGTTACTTGATATCATGCTACCAAAAAGAGATGGTATGGAAGTTTGTCGTGAAGTTAGAAAAAAATATGATTTTCCAATTATTATGCTAACAGCTAAAGGGTCTGAAATTGATAAGGTCCTTGGATTAGAAATGGGCGCGGACGACTATGTAACAAAACCATTTAGTACACGTGAGTTAATTGCACGAGTTAAAGCTAATATGCGACGATTACAAGTTTCCAACCAAGCCGAAGAGGTAAAAGAAGAATCAAATGATATTGTTGTCGGGTCACTAACTATTCAACCGGACGCTTACTTAGTGTTAAAACGTGGTGAAACAATTGAGTTAACACATCGAGAGTTTGAATTGCTTCACTACTTAGCTAAGCATATTGGACAAGTCATGACTAGAGAACACCTATTACAAACAGTGTGGGGCTACGATTATTTTGGAGATGTTCGTACAGTTGATGTAACAATTAGACGTCTCCGTGAAAAAATAGAAGATAATCCAAGTCATCCAAATTGGATTGTAACTCGCCGGGGAGTAGGCTATTATTTACGAAATCCTGAACAGGAGTAA
- a CDS encoding M23 family metallopeptidase — protein sequence MSSKRNIKKDFTKQHNTLSLTKNKNNLIKKIAATALFSTLTLTLGFSHESNAEESIQKIYHIYVGDSYIGAVSDTDGVQKIVEEKESEASKKYKEYSIDAKSDLSIIPEQAFNPVTNDSKTLDQLNKELTVQVDAFALQVDGKPVAYLKDLSEYDEAIRLLKLEYVSEKQLKELEANQLVQGELPKLKNDETRVLELELIEKVSGVSTKINPAKILTPKEAVKVLKTGSLEKETYKVKSGDVLGSIARDHSLTTKELLKLNPNLTADSLLQIGQGINVTVEKPLVNVEVFYEKSKVQNISFEKVVKEDPEMFKGEKVVIQEGAYGKKEVSYVIKEVNGNRTQKNVTDETILSEPKDSITVVGSKVISSRGLGSFTWPTAGGYISSGMGERWGAFHQGIDIARPSNYNIKAADNGVVTFTGWDGSYGNKIVINHNNGYETVYAHLSQIDVSVGQVVPQGSVIGIMGTTGNSTGIHLHFEVHKNGSYVNPLSLLN from the coding sequence ATGAGTTCGAAACGGAACATCAAGAAAGACTTTACAAAGCAACACAATACTTTGAGTCTTACTAAGAATAAAAATAACCTTATAAAAAAAATAGCAGCTACAGCTTTATTTTCTACGCTAACATTGACTTTAGGATTTTCACATGAAAGTAACGCTGAAGAATCAATTCAAAAAATCTATCATATTTATGTTGGAGATTCATATATTGGCGCTGTATCTGATACAGATGGTGTTCAAAAGATTGTAGAGGAAAAAGAATCAGAAGCTAGTAAGAAGTACAAAGAATATTCGATCGATGCAAAGTCTGATCTTTCAATTATTCCCGAACAAGCATTTAATCCCGTAACAAATGATTCAAAAACATTAGATCAACTAAATAAAGAACTTACGGTTCAAGTAGATGCCTTTGCCTTACAAGTAGATGGTAAGCCAGTTGCTTATCTAAAAGACTTGAGTGAATATGATGAAGCAATCCGTCTATTAAAATTAGAGTATGTATCAGAAAAGCAATTAAAAGAATTAGAAGCAAACCAACTTGTGCAAGGTGAATTACCTAAATTAAAAAATGACGAAACTAGAGTACTAGAACTTGAACTAATTGAAAAAGTATCTGGTGTTTCTACAAAAATTAATCCGGCAAAAATTCTAACACCTAAAGAAGCTGTAAAGGTATTAAAAACTGGCTCTTTAGAAAAAGAAACATATAAGGTGAAATCCGGTGATGTGTTAGGAAGTATTGCACGAGACCATAGCTTAACTACAAAAGAGCTCCTTAAGTTAAATCCTAATTTAACTGCAGACTCCCTGTTACAGATTGGTCAAGGTATTAATGTAACAGTCGAAAAACCATTAGTAAATGTTGAAGTATTTTATGAAAAATCAAAGGTCCAAAATATAAGTTTTGAAAAAGTCGTTAAAGAAGACCCCGAGATGTTTAAAGGCGAAAAGGTCGTTATACAAGAAGGGGCATACGGTAAGAAAGAAGTCTCTTATGTAATAAAAGAAGTGAATGGAAACCGGACTCAAAAGAATGTAACAGATGAAACAATTCTTTCGGAGCCTAAAGATTCTATTACAGTTGTAGGTTCAAAAGTTATTTCATCGCGAGGACTAGGGAGCTTTACTTGGCCTACTGCTGGAGGCTACATCTCTAGTGGAATGGGTGAACGATGGGGCGCATTCCATCAAGGAATTGATATTGCCCGTCCATCTAACTATAATATTAAGGCGGCAGATAATGGCGTCGTAACATTTACAGGTTGGGATGGTTCATACGGTAATAAAATCGTAATAAATCATAATAATGGTTACGAAACAGTATATGCTCATTTATCGCAAATAGACGTATCTGTTGGACAAGTTGTACCCCAAGGATCTGTCATTGGTATTATGGGTACAACAGGTAATTCTACAGGAATTCACTTACACTTTGAAGTTCATAAAAATGGATCATATGTGAATCCTCTATCATTATTAAATTAA